The DNA window ataatacttattAATCCTATAATCTAGCCCATTCGTTTAGGTTTGCCCAAGCTCAAGAGAACTTCTAGATCCGCTACTAGTCCAAAGTTAACCATTTCAATATCCATAAATGTAGCCACAAAAAACTAAGATCATttaaaaaactcaaaatacGAAGGTTTACCAAGGAATTGCCACTTTCTGCTATCATGAACACGGGAAAACAAGAATGCAATGTAAGTCAAGTAACAATTTCACAAGTCAGCCTCCCATCTATCACCGAGTAATAATTATAGAATACATCAATTGCTCTAAAGAACCATAAACAATCGTGCAATAGTTGCAGAATCCGAAACGGATAATGCATAGCTCATTCCTACTAGTATTTTTGTTTTCACTCTGACAGGAGGCAATATACATAGGGCTTCTTCCACTAACGACCACAACACAGCAAGACTTGCAATTGCATAGAGCTCAGCATAAGTACAAAAGCATCAAACACTTGTCAAGAATAAACTCATCAATCTATACTCAAACAGTCCACAATAGATCTTTTAGCGGATGTATGGATTCCATGACATAACAAAACAGCTAAAAATCAGTCACCATGCCACCATCTAGCTATCATACAACAACATATCAAACAGTACTACCACCATAAACATGAACTCAAACAAACAGTACTAACACGGTACCACCATAAACATTAACTCAAAACGATACAGAGCTGGCTCGAGATGCGCAAATACCTTCTTATCTTCGGAGGTGGGTGCAACCGCCAGCCGCTTGGCAGGAGAAACAGGGGCCCCGCCGCCGGGCGCGACGGAGCTACTGAGCCGCCGCTTCCGGTCGGGCTCCCCCGTGCTCCCcataaccctaaccctaacctcTCCCAGGTCCTCCGATTCTCCACATGCGGCGGGTGAAACCAAACCCCGAAACCACAAGGGCCAACCCTCCCGGCCACCTACCGGTCCAATCCACCACCCAAACCCCCGCCCCGGCGACTCCCGAACCCTAACACGCGGATCACCAAACCAATCGCACCCAAAAAAACAATcgcaaaaaaaacaaagagcgGATGAAGGACGGAATTGGAGCGCGGGACGAGCGgatcgcggcggaggcggaatTCGGCTAGGGTTGTAGGGGGGAAGGGATCGGATCAGGGAGGTGTGGGCGAGAGGTGGGAGTTAGCGGTGGTTTTGGCGTGGGCACTGTCAAGGGGGGAGGAGGTGAGAACCGtgaggagaaagaagagaagGGGGGGAGGAGAGCTAGGCGAACGGcgcagagaggagagagagtatGCGTGTGGGGAGGCGGAGTGAGTTATCTCGGGCGGAGGCGGCTGTTCGCCCCGTTGCACGGACTCCGTGCTTCTGTGGACAGTGGACACCAGCGGGCATAGGGTTGGGCCTCCGTCAGTCGGCCTTTTAACAGCCAGCCCAGAATGGTGAGAACGACAATGTTCAATATAGATTACTGtcacaaattatttattttgttatatatatgataaaatattgtttttaaaattaacaggtactccctccgtcccataatataagggattttgacttttttgcttgtactatttgaccactcgtcttattcaaaaaatttgtgcaaatatagaaaacgaaaagttgtgcttaaagtactttggataataaagtaagtcataaacaaaataaataaattccaaaaatttttgaataagacgaatggttaaacactgcaagtaaaaagtcaaaatcccttatattataggacggagggagtagcgtATAAGCAAGTACGGGCACCTGAACCTAGGACATGCATTATTTGATCTTCATGATAAGTCTTTCATATGAAGTTCTTTTTATACGGTGTGAATCCAGTGTATTACAATTTTCAATGTAAAGCTTTGATTATCAGTGCCATACAAGGTCATATTACTAAGCAATAGTAAGTTGTTGGTTCATGTGGTTGCAACTCTTGTTAATTAACTCAGATAGCTTGTTTTTAAGAAAAGGTTAATATGGTTATTTTGAAGTAGTCTTGGtctttttcattttaaattttgttttaccATAGTTGAATTGGTCATGAATATAGAGAGGTTAGCCAATAATCTATTGCTTAATACTATTAGTTAAGGTTTCAGTGTTTACCACATGACGGACATGAGCAATACTCTGGTTTCTACATGTGATAATATCGGTCGATCATAACATTAATGTGGTAGGTTGGTAACGGAAGGTTAAAGCATGATAACTGTCGAGAGGCAAGATGAAAACTAAGATGTTCAGAAATACaaagatacatatatatgaaccatTTGGTCGAGGAAAAGTAGTCCTAGAGAAGCATACCACATGGGAAACAGGGGATGAAACATGatggtatgaaaaaaaaaacatgtcctCTATGCACACACATGATGTATGTGATTGTCGTATTGGGGATAAAGTTGGTTCAAATGCACAATGCTTGTTAGTACCATATTTTCTACTTATTTTTACTCAATTACAAGTAAAGGCGGATGGTGTATGGATACATTGAGAGTATCTTTTTGTTCTTCTAATATTGCATGAAGGGATGTTAACGTTTAGATATATTAGATCATATGCATggattcaataaaaaaaatacatagtacATATTCAAGCAAGATAATACTACACTATGTTATCATGTAGTGCACAAAATGACCGATTTCTCGCATCTAAAACATGACaaacatgtaaaaaaacaaaggttAGCCAAACTAAGTGCATTAGATATTTAGATGGGTCTTGAGCCCTTGACCCATTTTCCGTGTCATTGAAGTGCAATCTATTTAtgcgttcgtgaaaaaaaaacattttccatGTCACAAGGTAATTGAATAATCTAAACAATACGTTATCTAACAGTAGCTGCTAAAAAGTTCAAATAATCTAGTTAGATTTTGAAATACCTTAACCGCATTTGTCAGCTATATTAACATGGGGAAAAGGCTCTATGcacataatttttcatataaaattgttACAAACATTGACATGGCATGATGCAAGGAAATCTGGATTTCCAATTACTCCAATCTAGTAAATCAAGAGGTTGAGAATTTCgattgtaataaaaaaattaattatgtcCAGCAAATGCgcttaaaaaataatgaaagttATTGACTTGTCCTAATCAAACTAAATTTGGATTTGCTAATATCTATATTGTTTTTAGCATCGAAGCCGCTTTTACCCAACAAAAAGGGACTATATTGCGAAGTCAATCTAGGAGTAAAGAATTTATATGCTAATCCATCGAAACAAATGTTGGGATTCCACTAGGATTGATTTGAGGGATGGCAGGATTTTGTGCAGCGCTAGCAGGAAAATTGTTTACTATGACCCGATGGAGCATAATATTTAACATGTGTATTCAACAGATGAAATTTTGAATCTGttagataaaaggaaaatgcaTCCATCTTTAGTTAAAATGAATACGTTCCAATGGTTTGCAATGCCAAGAggagtaaaaagaaataaatactaTAATTATTCATTTCTACTCCTACGTCTTATACGGAGATAGTCTAGTTTATTATGAACAGATGACCAAAATGAGAAAGTTACATAAGTCTTTTAAAGTCCACTTCCCAATAATTTTTCCTTATGTAACTTACTCATTATAGCTTCGGTCATTTACtccttattaaaaaaacatggagcTACTTGGTTCCTTATTATGATGAATTTAAAGCATCTACGATGGCTATTGTTATCGATGATTGATGAATAATGTTACTCGAGTGAGAGATGCTAGATGGCTGACGGAAACCACTATGCTCTAGGCAAGATTAAGGATTTGTTCGTCTAACCCTCATCTAAAGGGATTGAGATATGAAGTTATTCCCCTCAAATTCTCCTATAATCCTTTTCTTGTGAGGATTAATCGAACAATTTATGCGGAAATTGGTTTCGAGCTCAAACATGTTTTCATTGAAGTATTTTTGTTATCTTTTCGGTATAActctattatatttttcttcttgtgTTGTGTCAAAAACATTTCTGCTTGTGTAGTGGTTCTTGTGGATAGATCATGTATGATCTTTCTCCGGTTTTGTGTTTCTTTTGTTTCGGAGAGCTGATCTGGATAGTTCACTCTTTCGTTTGAATCAAGTAGTCCAGTATGAGATGTGTGACAATCGTCAGACTTTGAATCCGGAGACAGTGTCAGACAAAAAAATCGTGTTCACTGGCCAGCCTCTTCTACCCTTCTTCTGATCCTCTCCCGTATagccatttcgtcgaacaccttcccGAGccgactgccgccgccgccgccatgctcctCGCGAAgccccacctctcctcctcctctttcctcCCATCCACGCGGGTGTCTAGCCCCGCTCCGGGTCCCAACCACGCAAAGCCCatcgccgcctctcccgcccCTCGACGCTGCCTCCGTCTCGCCGTCAcatccgccgcggcgccggctgcttcgtcggcggaggcggcggcggcgctgagccGCGTGGATGTGCTCTCAGAGGCGCTCCCCTTCATCCAGCGCTTCAAGGGGAAGACCGTGGTGGTGAAgtacggcggcgcggcgatgaaGTCGCCGGAGCTCCAGGCTTCGGTGATCCGCGACCTGGTCCTCCTCTCGTGCGTCGGCCTCCATCCCGTGctcgtccacggcggcggccccgAGATCAACTCCTGGCTGCtccgcgtcggcgtcgagccGCAGTTCCGGAACGGCCTCCGCGTCACTGACGCGCTCACCATGGAGGTCGTCGAGATGGTGCTCGTCGGCAAGGTCAACAAGCACCTCGTCTCCCTCATCAACCTCGCGGGCGGAACCGCCGTAGGTCTCTGTGGCAAGGACGCTCGCCTCCTcaccgcgcgcccctccccgaACGCAGCGGCCCTCGGCTTCGTCGGCGAGGTCTCGCGCGTGGACGCCACCGTCCTCCACCCAATCATCGCCTCCGGTCACATCCCGGTCATCGCCACTGTGGCCGCCGACGAGACCGGGCAGGCCTACAACATCAACGCTgacacggcggccggcgagatcGCCGCCGCGGTCGGCGCGGAGAAGCTGTTGCTGCTCACAGATGTGTCTGGAATTCTGGCCGACCGTAATGACCCCGGGAGTCTGGTGAAAGAGATCGACATTGCTGGGGTGCGGCAGATGGTGGCCGACGGGCAGGTAGCTGGTGGGATGATACCGAAGGTGGAATGCTGCGTGCGTGCCCTCGCACAGGGCGTGCACACTGCAAGCATCATCGATGGGCGTGTCCCGCACTCGTTGCTGCTCGAGATTCTCACAGATGAGGGCACTGGCACTATGATCACTGGCTGAGGTGATTCATCCCGTCGTGGTATTCTCCGGTGCCTCTCTTCTAATACTGTAATGTAATTTGCATTTGATATGCCTCATGATTGCAATAAGAATTGTATTCCTCACACCTGTAGCTGGTTGAGATAGGTTCTGCCATCCGTTTGTTCTGTGACTTTGTTCGCAATGGTGACATTTTGTAGTTTGTGCTATTAATCGAATCAATTCAGGTTAAACTGTACTCAAGTAAAGTTGTTCTTTTACTGTTGTTTGGGAATAACATGGGCATGATTCACCAGCTTCAAACCTGAGTGCTGAAAGAGTATGGGTGTAGTAGTGTTAGGTTCATAAATATGGAATGTGTGAGCTGTGAGCTTGTGACTGAGATAACCAATTCAACTTTAGCTAACACTGTCTTTTGACCCACTGATCGTAGAAGGTTTATATTAATCAGGAATACCAACTTCAACAAATTATGTACCTTATCCAGTTGTTTGCTATTAGCCAATGAGAGTATTTTCCTCCATGCCTCTACTGCCCTTTATCATCTTATCCCATTGTTGAGATATCTGCTACATCTATCATGGAATTTTTGTGAGTCATACAGCACTTCTGATCTTAGTCAAGAAAGCTCCAATGATGAAAGAAGCAAATGAAAATTCTTTAGTTTTGTTCAGCCTCACCATGTTTGTATTTAAAATGCACCTAGTATGCAGTGcactatcttaaaaaaataacagattCAAACATTCACTTTCATTTGACACTATGCCagtacttcctctgtctcaCAAAAAACAAACTAGtataggatgtgacacatcctacctgttcctatttgtagtactagaatgtgtcacatcccatactagttttttttatggggtggagggagtataacttcCCTGTCCCGTCGCTTCGTCGTTAGATTTGAATGTCAGCAGCTCGTTAACGGTATGACAATCGATTGACATTTATATTTTCACTTATTGTTCTATTTATTGTATTttgcattattttttattattcatGACTTCTATGAAATCAACCTGCATATGTATATCTATTGTAgcttacatatattttttaagtattgaATATTGACATCAAGGTCTTAGTTTCCTCTTTTTGTCTTGATCTGTTTTAATCATATCATAAATGCAAAGGTACCAGCATGGTGTGGTCAAGAGTATTATAGTTTGCAAACAAGCTGTCTATTTCTTCTGGCCAACATAGCACACTGGCTATTTATATACAATACAATTTGCTTTGGTATTGCTTGGAGTTCGGATCATTGTTCAATCCCAGTGTCCAGTCGGTTACTTGGTAGTGTTACCTTTTGATGGTACACATAAAACTTTGTCCAAAACATGCATCGCAATGGACAAAATAGATTCTGAGTTACTGTGGCATTCCGCCTATGGTTATTTATGTCTGAACTTGGAATAATATATCACATTCACTGTTCCAAATACTTTACATGTTCATACGTCTAAAAATTTTCGTATCTTGATTGGAATCATGGATGCTGCATCCATACTGCTTGAACATCTTTATGTGAAGTTCCAGGTTCACACTCAACTTATTTTGTTCCAGGTTTTTATCATTCTTTTTGGAGTTGGCCCGGTGTGATATGATAGATTGAACTGTGAACCACAAGTGAATGGAGAAAATGACTTGATTTGGCACCTCTATACCAAGGTTCTAGCTGTGACTCATGAGGTTTGGAGAAACTGATGGCATGGAGGGCTGGACTGGTAGAGCTCTGGGTCCTTGCAGACATCATTCCTCTGTTCTTTCCACCACCATGGCATGGTCAGAGCAAATTCCACTTGCATCTAATGGAACGGTGCCTTCTTTTCCGTATTTAAGTACTGTATTAGTGGAAACTTTCAGTCTTTCATTGTGCCATTCGTCATTTCTGATCTGTTGTGTGAGAGAAATTTTGAGAAAAGGGAGGAAAAGCTCTACCCCTTCACTTGGCGTTACAGAATCTATTCCTCATTATGTTGTCTATTTACTTTTTGTGCGATACTGATACGGTAAGCATATCGTAGTGCTGTTTAGTGTCTGTTGAGCACTTCAGCCCCTTAGAACTGTTGTGCTTAGCACTACAATGCTTGCGGCTATATAATAATAAGACATACCTTCAGATTTAAGGGGCCATTTCTGTttagcttgattttttttccccaacaTGTTGTTCTGTTCATTCCTTTCGGTCAGTGTTTGTGGTAGCCATTTGTCGTTGCAATCAGTGTTTGTAGTAACCATTCCATTAGCGAAACACTTTGCTGTCCCTTAGGTGCTACAGTGTCGAGACTTGCCAGTGTTCAGCATGTATCACGTTTTTAGGACTTTCAGAGTTCATTTAGAAATCATACTACAAAACGAAAGGACGTCCTATCTGCTGCGGATGAGTTGATTCCGTTGTCGAATTTGTCTGAATCATTGGCTAGGGATGGGCTAATATTGTCTGAATCATTCGACAACAGCCGATGGCTCTTGGGGACTGGATTGTGACTTGGGAGAAGTTTCAAACTTTCCATCCTTTTCCAAGATTATTATAGCTACAGGTtctcagataaaaaaaaaaggattactGTTACTGCAACTAGCCTTGTATTGTTCTAACAGGCCCgtttatatatcttttaaattaCGTAGAGACACTGCCtcacttattattattattattattattattattattattattattattattattattattattattattattattgtttgtCACTGTTCGATATAAACAGTGTAGACGCATTACCGATTATTCCAATACTGCAAACAGTCCTTGGATTCCATTCCTTAAATGCCAACGATTCCTGGTCCAAAACCCTCCAAAACGAAACCGAAAGAAATTCAGATTTAAGCAGGTCATCTCCACTGCACATACTACTCAAAGAGATGCTTAATTATCAAAAGAGAGTAACCATTTCCTTCTTgttaaatagattaatctgatattttagaacaactttcatattgaaaattttcgcacaaaacacaccgtttagcagtttgaaaagtgtgccatCAAAATCCAAAACTTCATCCAATCTTTCAAGAGGAAACGAACGGGGCCTATAACTGCATATTCTCCGGGGAAAAATATTGAACTGGAATTAGCCATTGTTCAAACAGGCCCATTTATACATCTCTTTCAAATTACGTGGGCACACTGTCTCACTTTGTTTTGTCATTGTTCGATATAAACAGTGACGTATTAACGATTATTCCAACACTGCACACGATCCTTGGATTCCACTCCTAAAATGCCAATGATTCCATTTCCAAAACCATCCAAAACGAAACCAAAAGAAACACACACAACCAAATCTGTACCACTAGGCAGGTCATCTCCACTGCACATACTACTCAAATAAATGCTTAATTATCAAAAGAGaggaccattttttttcttgttaaacACCAATAGTACTAGTAGGTTTATATTTGTAGAGTACTAGGTAACTCCCTTCAACTATATACTTGATTTAAAGCACGAGAAACGAGCCAACGACCGAAGGAGGCCAAGTCCAAAGATGGCAACACAAGCGATTGCACCGAtgcacgccgccgtcgtgcaCCGCCACCACGTTCTACCACCCCGCCGCTGC is part of the Oryza glaberrima chromosome 4, OglaRS2, whole genome shotgun sequence genome and encodes:
- the LOC127772197 gene encoding uncharacterized protein LOC127772197 — translated: MLLAKPHLSSSSFLPSTRVSSPAPGPNHAKPIAASPAPRRCLRLAVTSAAAPAASSAEAAAALSRVDVLSEALPFIQRFKGKTVVVKYGGAAMKSPELQASVIRDLVLLSCVGLHPVLVHGGGPEINSWLLRVGVEPQFRNGLRVTDALTMEVVEMVLVGKVNKHLVSLINLAGGTAVGLCGKDARLLTARPSPNAAALGFVGEVSRVDATVLHPIIASGHIPVIATVAADETGQAYNINADTAAGEIAAAVGAEKLLLLTDVSGILADRNDPGSLVKEIDIAGVRQMVADGQVAGGMIPKVECCVRALAQGVHTASIIDGRVPHSLLLEILTDEGTGTMITG